A stretch of Crossiella cryophila DNA encodes these proteins:
- a CDS encoding maleylpyruvate isomerase family mycothiol-dependent enzyme, translating to MPANDPASILAMARAERVDFLAFLRTLPAEQWEAPTLCGQWRVREVVAHVISYDDLTFGKVLAQFARGRFSLDRANAIGLTDFRSLSPAELLDAFERHVQPRGLTASFGGGMVALLDGLIHHQDIRRALDLPRAVPADRLLRALRLARKAPPLHARRRSKGLRLVAEDVDWSAGEGAEVRGAGEALLMAMAGRRVPAAELTGPGAPVLLARAG from the coding sequence TTGCCCGCCAACGACCCGGCCAGCATCCTCGCCATGGCCCGCGCCGAGCGCGTGGACTTCCTGGCCTTCCTGCGCACCCTGCCTGCCGAGCAGTGGGAGGCGCCGACGCTGTGCGGACAGTGGCGGGTGCGGGAGGTCGTCGCGCACGTGATCAGCTACGACGACCTGACCTTCGGCAAGGTCCTGGCCCAGTTCGCCCGCGGCCGGTTCAGCCTGGACCGGGCCAACGCGATCGGCCTGACCGACTTCCGCTCGCTCTCCCCCGCCGAACTGCTGGACGCCTTCGAGCGGCACGTCCAGCCGCGCGGGCTGACCGCGAGCTTCGGCGGCGGCATGGTCGCCCTGCTGGACGGGCTCATCCACCACCAGGACATCCGGCGGGCGCTTGACCTGCCCCGGGCCGTCCCGGCCGATCGACTGCTCCGGGCCTTGCGGTTGGCGCGCAAGGCACCGCCGCTGCACGCGCGGCGGCGGTCCAAGGGGCTGCGGCTGGTGGCCGAGGACGTGGACTGGTCGGCTGGCGAGGGGGCCGAGGTGCGCGGGGCCGGGGAGGCGTTGCTGATGGCGATGGCCGGGCGCCGGGTCCCGGCGGCGGAGTTGACCGGGCCCGGCGCGCCGGTGCTGCTCGCGCGCGCCGGGTGA
- a CDS encoding SDR family oxidoreductase, giving the protein MSLAGRIALVTGGSRGIGAETARLLAAQGATVFVNYRDKAKRADRVVGEIERAGGMAAAVRADLTDPAAVEAMIGEIRERAGWLDLLVLNASGGLERDRAPGYALRLNRDAQVFLVEAALPLLPPSGRIVFVTSHEAHFRQSRLGYDVYEPVAASKRAGEDALRERIPALTAHQISLVVVSGDMIEGTITPTLLERANPGAIQARRAEAGSLPTIAEFAGEVVAAAWADVPSGHTVYVGGADYLTA; this is encoded by the coding sequence ATGAGTCTTGCCGGGCGGATCGCGCTGGTGACCGGGGGATCCCGGGGGATCGGCGCGGAGACGGCTCGATTGCTGGCGGCCCAGGGCGCCACGGTGTTCGTGAACTACCGGGACAAGGCCAAGCGTGCCGACCGAGTGGTCGGGGAGATCGAGCGCGCGGGCGGCATGGCCGCGGCGGTGCGCGCGGACCTCACCGATCCGGCCGCGGTGGAGGCGATGATCGGGGAGATCCGGGAGCGGGCCGGGTGGCTGGACCTGTTGGTGCTCAACGCTTCCGGCGGTCTGGAACGCGATCGCGCGCCCGGCTACGCGCTCCGGCTCAACCGCGACGCCCAGGTGTTCCTGGTCGAGGCCGCGCTGCCGCTGCTGCCGCCCTCGGGCCGGATCGTCTTCGTCACCAGCCACGAGGCGCACTTCCGGCAAAGCCGCCTCGGCTACGATGTGTACGAGCCGGTGGCCGCGAGCAAACGCGCGGGCGAGGACGCCCTGCGCGAGCGCATCCCCGCCCTGACCGCCCACCAGATCAGCCTGGTGGTCGTCTCCGGTGACATGATCGAGGGCACCATCACCCCTACTTTGCTGGAACGCGCCAACCCTGGCGCCATCCAGGCCCGGCGCGCCGAGGCCGGTTCGCTGCCCACGATCGCCGAGTTCGCCGGCGAGGTCGTGGCCGCGGCGTGGGCGGACGTGCCTAGCGGGCACACGGTGTACGTCGGCGGCGCGGACTACCTCACCGCGTAA
- a CDS encoding TetR/AcrR family transcriptional regulator, which yields MSSRRVRANPGEGGRLREEVLLAAERMLVEAGTEDVLTLRAVAERVGVTTPSVYRHFASKDELVEAVCLRAWDGLGSRIREACARLTDPFIALGQCGRAYIRFALDHPVQYRVLMLRRTESSPAAEACFGYMVDAVTACVATGVLHGEPRRLALSLWSAMHGCASLLINQPSLPWPADLDEFVNEVVRMAGFGAAVSTRLARGRVPRSADVTAGADTMVNRMEGRK from the coding sequence GTGTCGAGCCGGAGAGTGCGGGCCAACCCTGGCGAGGGCGGGCGGCTGCGGGAGGAAGTGCTGCTGGCGGCCGAGCGGATGCTGGTCGAGGCAGGCACCGAGGACGTGCTCACCCTGCGTGCGGTGGCCGAGCGGGTCGGCGTCACCACGCCTTCGGTCTACCGGCACTTCGCCAGCAAGGACGAGCTGGTCGAGGCGGTCTGCCTGCGTGCGTGGGACGGCCTTGGCAGCCGCATCCGGGAGGCATGCGCCCGGCTGACCGACCCGTTCATCGCGCTGGGCCAGTGCGGCCGCGCCTACATCCGGTTCGCCCTGGACCACCCGGTGCAGTACCGGGTGCTGATGCTGCGCCGCACCGAATCCTCGCCCGCGGCGGAGGCCTGCTTCGGCTACATGGTCGACGCCGTCACCGCCTGTGTGGCCACCGGTGTGCTGCACGGCGAGCCGCGCCGGCTCGCGCTGAGCCTGTGGTCGGCCATGCACGGCTGCGCCTCACTGCTGATCAACCAGCCCTCACTGCCCTGGCCCGCGGACCTGGACGAGTTCGTCAACGAGGTGGTCCGGATGGCCGGGTTCGGCGCCGCGGTGAGCACCCGGCTCGCCCGCGGGCGGGTGCCGCGCAGCGCGGACGTCACGGCGGGCGCGGACACGATGGTCAACCGGATGGAGGGGCGGAAATGA